A DNA window from Hydrogenophaga taeniospiralis contains the following coding sequences:
- a CDS encoding methyltransferase family protein encodes MNALELKIPPVALALLVGAAMWGVSAWAPALAGPLPRLPAVALLLVLAGALVALLGVASFRRAKTTVNPTTPGAASALVDSGIYRYTRNPMYLGLLLVLAGWGLWLAHALALLGLPAFVVYMNRFQIGPEERALTALFGDVFTTYRHKVRRWI; translated from the coding sequence ATGAACGCACTCGAACTGAAGATACCGCCCGTGGCCCTGGCGCTGCTGGTGGGCGCGGCCATGTGGGGCGTGTCGGCGTGGGCGCCCGCGCTGGCCGGGCCGCTGCCCCGCCTGCCGGCCGTGGCGCTGCTGCTCGTGCTGGCCGGCGCACTCGTGGCCCTGCTCGGTGTGGCCTCTTTCCGGCGTGCGAAGACCACTGTGAACCCGACCACGCCCGGGGCCGCGTCCGCGCTGGTGGACAGCGGCATCTACCGTTACACCCGAAACCCCATGTACCTGGGCCTGCTGCTGGTGCTGGCCGGGTGGGGTCTGTGGCTGGCCCATGCGCTGGCGCTGCTGGGGCTGCCGGCCTTCGTGGTGTACATGAACCGCTTCCAGATCGGCCCGGAAGAGCGGGCGCTCACGGCGCTGTTTGGCGACGTGTTCACCACTTACCGGCACAAGGTGCGGCGGTGGATCTGA
- a CDS encoding VOC family protein has protein sequence MFSHIFVGVSDFERALAFYNPLMAALGIESRFCDPSRPWAGWQSHPGPRPLFLIGRPYDAQPHAPGNGQMVAFLADSRARVDGAHAAALAYGGVCDGAPGLRPEYHEHYYGAYFRDPDGNKLCVACHLPPDQQAVAAGPSQGGMACG, from the coding sequence ATGTTTTCCCACATCTTTGTCGGCGTCAGCGACTTCGAGCGCGCTCTGGCCTTCTACAACCCGCTGATGGCCGCGCTCGGCATCGAGTCGCGCTTCTGCGACCCCAGCCGCCCCTGGGCGGGCTGGCAGTCCCACCCGGGCCCTCGGCCGCTCTTCCTGATCGGCCGGCCCTACGACGCCCAACCCCACGCGCCGGGCAACGGCCAGATGGTGGCCTTCCTGGCCGACAGCCGGGCGCGGGTGGACGGCGCGCATGCGGCCGCGCTGGCGTATGGCGGCGTCTGCGACGGCGCGCCGGGGCTGCGGCCCGAGTACCACGAGCACTACTACGGCGCCTACTTCCGCGACCCCGACGGCAACAAACTCTGCGTGGCCTGCCACCTGCCGCCGGACCAGCAGGCGGTGGCCGCCGGGCCCTCACAAGGGGGCATGGCGTGCGGTTGA